A section of the Flavobacterium sp. CG_23.5 genome encodes:
- a CDS encoding rod shape-determining protein MreD, whose amino-acid sequence MNSTLLVNIFRFVLLLAVQIVIFNNMNFLGYISPFPYILFIILYPVNGNKSGLLIASFLLGLIMDMFSNSGGIHTTACLVLAYFRPFIFKFSFGLSYEYQTIKLNDVLTPERFSFILLSVVIHHFTLFIFEAFQFSFLLDILLRALLSSVFTILICIIIIYLIKPNRR is encoded by the coding sequence ATGAATAGCACTTTGTTAGTCAATATTTTTCGATTTGTTCTGTTATTAGCAGTTCAAATTGTTATTTTCAATAACATGAATTTTTTGGGCTACATAAGTCCTTTTCCATATATACTTTTTATAATATTATATCCTGTAAATGGCAATAAATCAGGATTATTAATTGCCAGTTTCCTTCTTGGACTTATCATGGATATGTTTTCTAATTCAGGAGGTATCCACACGACGGCTTGCTTAGTCCTCGCGTATTTTAGACCTTTTATATTCAAATTTTCATTCGGTTTGAGTTATGAATATCAAACTATCAAATTAAATGATGTTTTAACTCCAGAACGATTTTCTTTTATATTGCTTTCCGTTGTTATTCACCATTTCACGTTGTTTATCTTCGAAGCTTTTCAGTTTAGCTTCCTTTTAGACATTTTACTTCGAGCTCTATTAAGCTCAGTGTTTACTATACTAATTTGCATAATAATAATATATCTTATTAAGCCAAACAGAAGATGA
- a CDS encoding DNA/RNA non-specific endonuclease produces the protein MKNKYLHIYSIALLLVGIFFSCNRNQVVESSVFDGTSLTNELDNSPSNPNKIIDFLPSSTTNQIIKHTYYTLSYNEKFEQAEWVAYELKKSYIRNNHFQRPFFVEDPKVTTGSADWRNYKNSGYDKGHLCPAGDMDFDLEAYNDTFFTSNISPQIHDFNDGVWNRLEQKVRYWSVKYDGIYVVTGGVLQNSLETIGKENVSVPKYFYKVLFSNSGNKMKMIAFLVPNEPSDKPLYDFVISVDSIEKMTGIDFFPKLDDKIEAKLESSHDYKSWSF, from the coding sequence ATGAAAAATAAATATCTACACATATATTCAATTGCATTACTTCTAGTCGGTATTTTTTTCTCTTGCAACCGAAATCAAGTAGTGGAAAGTTCCGTGTTTGATGGCACTTCCTTGACTAATGAATTAGACAATAGTCCATCGAATCCGAATAAAATTATTGATTTTTTGCCTTCTTCGACTACCAATCAAATTATTAAACATACTTATTATACGCTCTCTTATAATGAGAAATTTGAACAAGCAGAGTGGGTTGCTTATGAATTAAAGAAGTCGTATATAAGAAATAATCATTTTCAAAGACCCTTTTTTGTGGAAGATCCCAAAGTTACAACGGGCTCAGCTGATTGGAGGAATTATAAAAATTCAGGGTACGACAAAGGCCATTTATGTCCGGCTGGGGATATGGATTTTGATTTAGAGGCATATAACGATACTTTTTTCACTTCAAATATATCTCCACAGATCCATGATTTTAATGATGGAGTTTGGAATAGATTGGAACAGAAAGTTCGGTATTGGTCTGTAAAATATGATGGAATTTATGTAGTTACCGGTGGGGTTTTACAAAATTCATTAGAAACTATCGGAAAGGAAAACGTTTCAGTTCCTAAATATTTTTACAAGGTTTTATTCAGTAATTCGGGAAATAAAATGAAAATGATTGCCTTCCTAGTGCCGAATGAGCCAAGCGACAAGCCATTATATGATTTTGTCATTTCTGTTGACAGTATCGAAAAGATGACAGGGATAGACTTTTTTCCTAAACTAGATGATAAAATCGAAGCTAAATTAGAAAGCAGTCATGATTATAAATCCTGGAGTTTTTAA
- the rodA gene encoding rod shape-determining protein RodA produces the protein MKNQSIKNNLDWICIIIYVSLVIMGWLNIYSSSLSSMEGTSDKQLIFIILTIPLIFILLNVDGKFYEKYASIIFGFALLLLAGLFVFGKTIAGQRCWYAIGGFTLQPSEFAKAATALALAKYLSDPQINLKEVNRQVQALAIVLLPVMLILPQPDPGSALIYSIFIIVLYREGLPSWYVWTGFVTILLFVMTLILQPQYVILIALLVILLIHFKSRLGNRNIVLSSILFALISGFVLSVNYVFTNVFKQHHRDRFNILLGKTVDLKGIGYNTNQSEIAIGSGGWFGKGFLEGTQTKGGFVPEQHTDYIFTTVGEEWGFVGSLVVIGLFVGLFLRIIYLAERQKTKFSRVYGYCVAGILFIHFFVNIAMVVGIFPTIGVPLPFFSYGGSGLWGFTILLFIFIKMDANKVNEW, from the coding sequence ATGAAAAACCAAAGCATAAAAAATAATCTCGACTGGATATGTATTATTATATATGTCTCACTTGTAATTATGGGATGGCTAAATATTTATTCTTCTTCGTTATCATCGATGGAAGGAACATCTGATAAGCAGCTTATTTTTATAATACTTACGATTCCATTAATTTTTATCTTACTGAATGTAGATGGTAAATTCTATGAAAAATACGCGAGTATAATTTTTGGATTCGCACTGCTTTTATTAGCAGGTCTATTTGTTTTTGGAAAAACAATAGCAGGACAACGTTGCTGGTATGCTATTGGTGGATTTACTTTACAGCCCTCTGAATTTGCTAAAGCCGCCACCGCATTGGCATTAGCCAAATATTTAAGTGATCCACAAATTAACTTAAAAGAAGTCAATAGACAAGTTCAAGCGTTAGCTATTGTTTTGCTACCGGTTATGTTAATCTTACCTCAACCGGATCCCGGGAGTGCTTTAATCTATAGCATCTTTATTATTGTTCTATATCGCGAAGGACTTCCTTCCTGGTATGTTTGGACTGGATTTGTAACCATTCTTTTATTTGTAATGACATTGATATTACAACCGCAATATGTAATCTTGATTGCTTTATTAGTCATACTATTAATTCATTTCAAATCTCGATTAGGCAACAGAAACATTGTATTAAGCAGCATACTATTTGCATTAATTTCAGGCTTTGTTCTGTCAGTAAATTATGTTTTTACCAATGTTTTTAAACAACATCATCGCGATCGTTTTAATATTTTATTAGGTAAGACTGTCGACTTAAAAGGAATAGGATACAACACAAACCAATCTGAAATAGCAATTGGTTCAGGTGGCTGGTTTGGAAAAGGATTTCTTGAGGGCACACAAACTAAAGGAGGATTTGTACCGGAACAACATACCGATTATATATTCACGACAGTAGGAGAAGAATGGGGATTTGTGGGTTCGCTAGTCGTTATTGGACTGTTTGTCGGGTTATTTCTAAGAATAATTTATCTCGCCGAAAGACAAAAAACTAAATTCAGCAGAGTTTACGGTTATTGTGTAGCGGGAATTTTATTCATCCATTTCTTTGTGAATATTGCTATGGTAGTAGGCATATTCCCCACGATTGGTGTTCCACTTCCGTTCTTTTCTTATGGTGGTTCTGGGCTTTGGGGATTCACTATTTTATTGTTTATCTTTATTAAAATGGATGCCAATAAAGTGAATGAATGGTAA
- a CDS encoding carboxy terminal-processing peptidase: MNTIIDYMKRNYKILLVVACLSISLFAFKINATKDTDPDKDKLLLELLTFVIQKGHYNPAAIDDTFSKGIYKDYIQALDPSKRFFLQSDIDEFSKYQTELDDELLNKDLTFFNLTYDRLMKRMEESKKIYKSVLSQPFDFKVDENFNTDYEKAPYAKDSKELADKWRKQIKLSALSSLTERLKIQENKKNGIAETKDSLNVDKQGEKFKVDIINSEKDKSATTSDNGKPKTFEQLEKETRENAIKSLDEYFGFIKDLDRNDWFSVYINSITARFDPHTNYFAPEEKERFDVSISGKLEGIGARLQKKNDFTEISELISGGPAWRGKKLEAGDLVMKVAQGNEEPVDVVGMRLDDVVKKIKGPKGTEVRLTVKKVDGTIKVISIIRDIVEIEETYAKSSVVNKNGLKYGVIYLPKFYIDFENKDGRDAGKDIAKEVERLKAAGVNGIVLDVRDDGGGSLSTVVDIAGLFIEQGPIVQIKSAGKKKEVLFDRDSKIEWDGPLVIMVNSFSASASEILAAAIQDYKRGIIIGSKQTYGKGTVQNVFDLNTFVRSSSVGDLGAIKTTTQKFYRINGGSTQLEGVSSDIVMPDRYAYLKMGERDVDNAMPWDKIDPAAYTVWNKTANFNQAIANSKNRIAKSSQFQLIEENAKWIDSRSEDNTYSLNIEKFKTAQNAIEEKAKKYKPLYDYKNTLKFTSLPYEVAEFDKDVVLKEKRDRWHEALSKDIYVEEALNVLDDLQSKTIVKKAIPTANKLKKGKLAKS; the protein is encoded by the coding sequence ATGAATACTATTATTGACTATATGAAAAGAAATTATAAAATACTTCTTGTTGTTGCGTGTCTTTCGATATCGCTATTTGCGTTCAAAATTAATGCAACAAAAGATACAGACCCCGATAAAGATAAATTGCTTTTGGAGTTATTAACTTTTGTAATTCAAAAAGGACATTATAATCCTGCTGCCATAGATGATACTTTTTCTAAAGGTATTTATAAAGATTACATTCAAGCTTTAGACCCGTCTAAACGATTTTTCTTGCAGTCTGATATTGATGAGTTTTCCAAATATCAAACGGAATTAGACGATGAATTGCTAAATAAAGATTTGACTTTTTTCAATCTTACTTATGATCGTTTGATGAAAAGAATGGAGGAGAGCAAAAAAATCTATAAAAGTGTTTTAAGCCAGCCGTTTGACTTTAAAGTTGACGAGAATTTTAATACGGATTATGAAAAAGCTCCGTATGCAAAGGATAGCAAAGAACTTGCAGATAAATGGCGTAAGCAAATTAAACTATCTGCTCTTTCTTCACTGACTGAACGTTTAAAAATACAAGAGAATAAAAAGAATGGGATTGCAGAAACTAAAGATTCTTTGAATGTTGATAAGCAAGGAGAGAAATTTAAAGTTGATATAATTAATTCTGAAAAAGATAAAAGTGCAACAACGTCAGATAATGGCAAACCAAAAACTTTCGAACAATTAGAGAAAGAAACTAGAGAAAATGCGATAAAATCATTGGATGAATATTTTGGTTTTATTAAAGATTTAGATAGAAACGATTGGTTTTCTGTTTATATTAATTCAATTACAGCCCGTTTTGATCCTCATACTAATTACTTCGCTCCTGAAGAAAAGGAACGTTTTGATGTAAGTATCAGTGGAAAATTAGAAGGAATTGGAGCGCGTCTTCAAAAGAAAAATGATTTTACTGAAATTTCAGAACTTATTTCAGGAGGACCGGCTTGGAGAGGAAAAAAACTCGAGGCAGGAGATTTAGTAATGAAAGTTGCTCAAGGAAATGAAGAGCCTGTAGATGTGGTTGGGATGCGTCTTGATGATGTTGTTAAGAAAATTAAAGGACCTAAAGGAACTGAAGTGCGTCTTACAGTAAAAAAAGTGGACGGAACGATTAAAGTTATTTCTATAATAAGAGATATTGTAGAAATTGAAGAAACCTATGCCAAATCAAGTGTTGTTAATAAAAACGGATTGAAATACGGCGTTATATACTTACCGAAATTCTACATTGATTTTGAAAATAAAGATGGTAGAGATGCCGGAAAAGATATTGCTAAAGAAGTAGAACGTTTGAAAGCGGCGGGTGTAAACGGTATTGTATTAGATGTTCGTGATGATGGTGGTGGTTCTTTATCAACCGTAGTAGATATTGCAGGATTATTTATTGAGCAAGGACCAATTGTCCAAATCAAATCTGCTGGAAAAAAGAAAGAAGTGTTGTTTGACAGAGATAGTAAAATTGAATGGGACGGTCCTTTGGTAATCATGGTTAACAGTTTTTCTGCTTCAGCTTCTGAGATTTTGGCAGCTGCAATACAGGATTATAAAAGAGGAATTATAATTGGAAGTAAACAAACCTACGGGAAAGGAACGGTACAAAATGTATTTGATTTAAACACATTTGTTCGTAGTAGTTCCGTTGGAGATTTAGGTGCCATCAAAACAACAACTCAAAAATTCTATAGAATAAATGGGGGGTCAACTCAACTTGAAGGTGTTAGTAGCGATATTGTTATGCCGGATAGATATGCTTATTTAAAAATGGGTGAACGCGATGTAGATAATGCGATGCCTTGGGATAAAATTGACCCAGCAGCTTATACCGTTTGGAACAAAACGGCTAATTTTAATCAGGCTATTGCTAATAGTAAGAACAGAATTGCAAAAAGTTCCCAATTTCAATTGATTGAAGAAAATGCAAAATGGATAGACAGTAGAAGTGAGGACAATACTTATAGTTTAAATATTGAAAAATTTAAAACGGCTCAAAATGCAATTGAAGAAAAAGCTAAAAAGTATAAACCACTTTACGACTATAAAAACACGCTTAAGTTCACTTCATTGCCTTATGAAGTAGCGGAGTTTGATAAAGACGTAGTTTTAAAAGAGAAACGCGACAGATGGCATGAAGCGTTGTCTAAAGATATTTATGTGGAAGAAGCACTAAATGTTTTAGATGATTTGCAATCAAAAACTATTGTAAAAAAAGCTATTCCTACTGCTAATAAATTAAAAAAAGGCAAACTAGCTAAATCATAA
- the mreC gene encoding rod shape-determining protein MreC — protein sequence MQQIFNFIFKNSNRILFLLLLGISLTLTIQSHSFHRSKIISSANFLSGGVYEKVNNLHEYLNLKTQNDALAIENAKLKSLLFNKKDTTAIKKLDSLKGVKPSDIIVSKVIHNSFNVHENYLTLNSGEIQGLKPDMGVINDLGIVGIIDNTSPNYSTVVSILNIKSQINAKIKKSNHFGSLIWDGKNTGFVQLIDVPRLAAVRKGDTIVTGGQSVIFPENINIGTIDKIYTDNQTNYYTLNVKLFNDMTNLGHVYIIKSKDREELNNLEKKEKNE from the coding sequence ATGCAGCAAATATTTAATTTTATTTTTAAAAACAGTAATCGTATACTGTTTTTGCTGCTTTTGGGTATTTCGTTAACTCTTACTATTCAATCCCATTCTTTCCACAGAAGTAAAATAATCAGTTCCGCTAATTTTTTAAGCGGAGGTGTTTATGAAAAAGTGAATAATCTCCACGAATACTTAAATTTAAAAACTCAAAATGATGCACTTGCTATTGAAAATGCAAAATTAAAAAGTCTTCTATTTAATAAAAAAGACACCACTGCAATAAAAAAATTAGACAGCTTAAAAGGAGTAAAACCATCCGATATCATAGTTTCAAAAGTGATTCATAATTCTTTCAATGTACATGAAAACTATTTAACTTTAAATTCAGGCGAAATCCAAGGTTTAAAACCAGACATGGGAGTAATCAATGACTTGGGAATTGTAGGTATCATTGATAACACATCACCAAACTACTCCACTGTGGTGAGTATTTTAAATATAAAATCTCAAATAAACGCAAAGATTAAAAAATCCAATCATTTCGGTTCTTTAATTTGGGATGGGAAAAATACAGGCTTCGTGCAATTGATTGATGTTCCAAGACTAGCTGCTGTTAGAAAAGGAGATACGATTGTAACCGGTGGACAATCGGTAATATTTCCTGAAAACATAAACATTGGAACTATTGATAAAATCTACACAGATAATCAAACTAATTATTATACATTGAATGTGAAACTTTTCAATGATATGACCAATTTAGGGCACGTTTATATCATTAAAAGCAAAGACCGCGAAGAACTTAATAATTTAGAAAAAAAAGAAAAAAATGAATAG
- the mrdA gene encoding penicillin-binding protein 2 produces MRKVLLPSLIIVAASLLVIRIFFLQFVDDSFKLKSDNNAIKIKYDYPERGYIYDRNGKLLVANQASYDIMVIPRDVKDIDTTEFCQLLDITKEDFLKRMAKAKIYSPRLPSVFLPQLNKSEFAAFQEKIRKFEGFYFQKRSLRDYEVDYGANVFGFITQVNEKLVAKNPYYNSGDLIGRQGVEESYEDILRGIKGVKYFQKDKYNKEIGSYKNGKYDTIAVQGEDINLTIDAELQKYGEQLMINKRGGIVAIEPKTGEILALVTAPSYDPSILVGRKRSKNYTLLYHDSIAKPLYDRGLLAEYPPGSPFKILTGLVALQEGAVNEQTTFMCRHGFSYARGRFMKCHGFGPHQLHNGIYNSCNTYFASAYMLTINKYAKPAYAVDVWSNHVKSFGLGQFMGYDLPTGKKGNIPDSKTYKKIYPNGGWRSTTIVSNAIGQGEVLMTPIQLANMMATVANEGYYYTPHIIKKIQGKSIDKKFTTKHVTTIDRRYFKPMISGLFDVYNLGTASSLRVEGIDICGKTGTAENFARIGGKRIQLKDHSIFVAFAPKDNPKIAIAILVENGGFGATIAGPIASLMIEKYLRTKITRTDLETRILATSLQDQYAILGGIKESSAIETTPKDSVLNKKTTVVPTVKATTPIVKIDTTNQN; encoded by the coding sequence ATGAGAAAAGTATTGCTGCCTTCTTTAATCATTGTTGCAGCGTCATTGCTAGTGATACGGATATTCTTTTTGCAATTTGTTGATGATTCATTCAAACTAAAATCAGATAATAATGCCATTAAAATAAAATATGATTATCCGGAGCGAGGTTATATTTATGATAGAAATGGGAAATTATTAGTTGCCAATCAAGCTTCTTATGACATCATGGTGATTCCAAGAGATGTAAAAGACATTGACACTACCGAGTTTTGTCAATTATTGGATATCACCAAGGAGGATTTCCTAAAAAGAATGGCTAAAGCCAAAATATACAGTCCGCGATTACCTTCTGTTTTTTTACCTCAATTAAACAAAAGTGAATTTGCGGCTTTTCAAGAAAAAATTCGAAAATTCGAAGGCTTTTACTTTCAAAAACGTTCTTTACGAGACTACGAGGTAGATTACGGCGCCAATGTTTTTGGATTTATTACTCAAGTAAACGAAAAATTAGTTGCGAAAAATCCCTATTATAACAGTGGCGATTTAATTGGAAGGCAAGGAGTTGAAGAAAGTTACGAAGATATTTTACGAGGGATAAAAGGGGTAAAATATTTTCAAAAAGACAAATACAATAAAGAAATTGGCTCTTACAAAAATGGCAAATACGATACAATTGCTGTTCAGGGCGAAGATATAAATCTTACTATTGATGCTGAACTTCAAAAGTATGGTGAACAATTAATGATCAATAAAAGGGGAGGCATCGTTGCCATTGAACCTAAAACTGGGGAAATCCTGGCATTGGTCACTGCGCCATCTTATGACCCTTCCATTTTAGTGGGTAGAAAAAGATCTAAAAACTATACGCTTTTATATCATGACTCTATCGCTAAACCACTATACGACAGAGGTCTTTTAGCGGAATATCCTCCAGGATCTCCATTTAAAATCCTTACAGGTCTGGTTGCGCTGCAAGAAGGAGCAGTAAATGAACAGACTACTTTTATGTGCCGCCATGGTTTTAGTTATGCAAGAGGACGATTCATGAAATGCCATGGTTTTGGTCCACATCAATTGCATAATGGAATTTACAATTCCTGTAATACCTATTTCGCTAGCGCTTATATGCTAACGATAAATAAATATGCCAAACCAGCTTATGCTGTCGATGTATGGAGTAATCACGTAAAAAGCTTTGGATTAGGCCAATTTATGGGATATGATTTGCCAACAGGAAAAAAAGGAAACATTCCTGATTCAAAAACATATAAAAAAATCTATCCTAACGGAGGTTGGAGAAGCACAACAATTGTATCTAACGCCATTGGTCAAGGAGAAGTTTTAATGACACCCATTCAGCTTGCGAACATGATGGCAACAGTTGCTAATGAAGGTTATTATTACACGCCTCATATCATCAAGAAAATTCAAGGAAAAAGTATAGATAAAAAATTCACCACAAAACATGTAACTACTATAGATCGAAGATATTTCAAACCTATGATAAGTGGTCTATTTGATGTTTATAATCTGGGAACAGCTAGTTCATTGCGTGTGGAAGGAATTGATATTTGCGGTAAAACCGGTACAGCAGAGAATTTTGCTAGAATAGGCGGTAAAAGAATACAACTAAAAGATCACTCTATTTTTGTTGCTTTTGCACCAAAAGACAACCCGAAAATCGCAATAGCAATCTTAGTCGAAAACGGTGGATTTGGTGCAACAATTGCAGGTCCGATAGCCAGTTTGATGATTGAAAAATATTTAAGAACAAAAATCACGAGAACTGATTTGGAGACGCGAATATTAGCAACAAGTTTACAAGATCAATATGCCATATTAGGCGGAATTAAAGAATCTAGCGCGATTGAAACTACGCCTAAAGATTCTGTATTAAATAAAAAAACCACCGTAGTTCCAACTGTTAAAGCTACTACTCCAATAGTTAAAATAGATACTACAAATCAAAATTAA
- the lpxB gene encoding lipid-A-disaccharide synthase, with protein sequence MKYYIIAGEASGDLHGSNLMKALYKEDPTADIRFWGGDLMQNVGGTLVKHYRELAFMGFVEVIFNLKTILNNIKICKKDITSFQPDVVIFIDYPGFNLRIAKWTKECGFKNHYYISPQIWAWKENRITEIKRDIDKMYVILPFEKSFYEDKHNFPVEFVGHPLIDAIHNQKPIDAAVFRTENQLNEKPIIAILPGSRKQEITKMLSVMLSVVNDFPDYQFVIAGAPSQEHSFYKSFISNENIKFISNKTYDLLRNATAALVTSGTATLETALFKVPEVVCYKGSWASYQIAKRIVTLKFISLVNLIMDKEVVTELIQEDCSTKRIREELKKILESKHRSTILQEYELLEEKLGGIGASEKTAKLIVADLQ encoded by the coding sequence ATGAAATATTACATCATAGCAGGAGAAGCTTCGGGCGATTTACATGGTTCGAATTTGATGAAAGCACTTTATAAAGAAGATCCTACTGCTGATATTCGGTTTTGGGGTGGTGATTTAATGCAAAATGTTGGAGGGACTTTGGTAAAACATTACCGAGAATTGGCTTTTATGGGCTTTGTTGAAGTGATTTTCAATTTAAAAACCATTTTGAATAATATCAAAATATGTAAAAAAGACATCACCAGCTTTCAACCCGATGTAGTAATTTTTATAGATTATCCCGGTTTTAATTTGCGTATCGCAAAATGGACCAAAGAATGTGGGTTCAAAAACCATTATTATATTTCGCCGCAAATTTGGGCATGGAAAGAAAACCGAATTACCGAAATCAAACGAGACATTGATAAAATGTACGTGATTTTACCTTTCGAAAAAAGCTTTTATGAAGACAAACATAATTTCCCAGTTGAATTTGTAGGCCATCCTTTGATTGACGCAATCCATAACCAGAAACCAATTGACGCTGCCGTTTTTAGAACAGAAAATCAATTAAACGAAAAACCAATAATTGCTATTTTACCTGGCAGCCGAAAACAAGAAATCACTAAAATGTTATCGGTGATGTTGAGCGTTGTAAATGATTTTCCGGACTATCAGTTTGTAATTGCTGGTGCACCAAGTCAGGAACATTCGTTTTATAAAAGTTTTATTTCTAATGAAAATATAAAATTCATATCGAATAAAACCTATGATTTATTGCGAAATGCAACTGCTGCATTAGTTACTTCAGGAACTGCAACATTGGAAACGGCACTTTTCAAAGTTCCGGAGGTTGTGTGTTATAAAGGCAGCTGGGCTTCGTACCAAATTGCAAAACGTATCGTCACTCTTAAATTCATTTCGTTAGTCAATTTGATCATGGATAAAGAAGTGGTTACTGAATTAATCCAAGAAGACTGTTCCACGAAACGCATTCGAGAAGAATTAAAAAAAATACTGGAATCAAAACATCGAAGTACTATTTTACAAGAATATGAGTTATTAGAAGAGAAACTAGGTGGAATTGGTGCGAGTGAAAAAACAGCAAAATTGATTGTTGCTGATTTACAGTGA
- the surE gene encoding 5'/3'-nucleotidase SurE: MTKTAKPLILITNDDGVSAPGLRALIDVMSELGTVVIVAPDKPQSATGHSITINDTLYLNKISKDGDIITEYSCSGTPVDCVKLAVNEILHRKPDLCVSGVNHGSNSSINVIYSGTMSAAVEAGIEGIPAIGFSLLDYDWNANFENIKPFIRKIATQVLENSLSDGVILNVNFPKLETKDIKGIKICRQAKAIYVEKFDKRKTPQGRDYYWLAGELVNQDHGEDTDEWALKNGYVSVVPVQFDLTAHHSMQQLNTWKWNE, encoded by the coding sequence ATGACAAAAACGGCCAAACCTTTAATCTTGATTACAAATGACGACGGCGTTTCGGCTCCGGGACTAAGAGCATTAATTGACGTTATGTCAGAACTTGGCACTGTAGTAATTGTCGCTCCAGACAAACCACAAAGCGCTACAGGTCATTCCATCACTATAAACGACACCTTATATTTAAATAAAATTTCAAAAGATGGCGATATCATAACCGAATACAGTTGTTCAGGAACTCCTGTAGATTGCGTGAAATTAGCTGTAAATGAAATTCTGCATAGAAAACCTGATTTGTGCGTTTCCGGTGTGAATCATGGATCTAATTCTTCAATTAACGTAATTTACTCCGGAACGATGAGTGCGGCTGTAGAAGCTGGTATTGAGGGAATTCCGGCTATAGGTTTTTCGCTTTTGGATTATGACTGGAATGCTAATTTTGAAAACATAAAGCCTTTTATTCGAAAAATAGCTACGCAAGTTCTTGAAAATAGCCTGTCAGACGGTGTCATATTGAATGTGAATTTTCCAAAATTAGAAACAAAAGACATTAAAGGAATTAAAATATGCCGTCAAGCTAAAGCAATTTATGTGGAGAAATTCGACAAACGAAAAACACCTCAAGGTCGAGATTATTACTGGCTTGCAGGTGAACTTGTTAATCAGGACCATGGCGAAGATACAGATGAATGGGCTTTGAAAAACGGCTATGTTTCGGTAGTTCCTGTTCAGTTTGATTTGACCGCACACCATAGCATGCAACAACTTAACACCTGGAAATGGAATGAATAA
- a CDS encoding rod shape-determining protein: protein MGFFDFMTEDIAIDLGTANTLIIHNDKVVIDSPSIVARDRISGKIIAVGKEASMMQGKTHENIKTIRPLKDGVIADFDASEKMISLFIKSIPALKKRMFTPALRMIVCIPSGITEVEMRAVKESCERVNGKEVYLIHEPMAAAIGIGIDIMQPKGNMIVDIGGGTTEIAVIALGGIVCDKSVKIAGDVFTNDIVYYMRTQHNLYVGETTAERIKIQIGAATEDLETPPEDMSVQGRDLLTGKPKQVEVSYREIAKALDKSIQRIEDAVMETLSQTPPELAADIYNTGIYLAGGGSMLRGLDKRISQKTDLPVYIAEDPLRAVVRGTGMALKNITKFKSILIK, encoded by the coding sequence ATGGGATTTTTTGATTTCATGACCGAGGATATCGCAATAGATCTTGGTACCGCAAATACTTTAATCATACATAATGATAAAGTTGTAATTGACAGCCCTTCAATAGTTGCTCGTGATAGAATATCAGGCAAAATCATTGCTGTGGGTAAAGAAGCAAGCATGATGCAGGGTAAAACGCATGAAAATATTAAGACAATTAGACCTTTGAAAGATGGTGTAATTGCAGATTTCGATGCTTCTGAAAAAATGATAAGCTTGTTTATAAAAAGCATCCCAGCATTAAAGAAAAGGATGTTTACTCCCGCATTAAGAATGATTGTTTGTATTCCTTCCGGTATAACCGAAGTTGAAATGCGAGCGGTTAAAGAATCATGTGAAAGAGTTAACGGTAAAGAAGTTTATTTGATACATGAACCTATGGCAGCAGCAATAGGTATTGGAATTGACATCATGCAGCCAAAAGGAAACATGATTGTAGACATAGGTGGTGGAACTACTGAAATTGCTGTAATCGCATTAGGTGGAATTGTATGCGACAAATCAGTGAAAATTGCAGGTGATGTATTCACCAATGATATCGTTTATTATATGCGTACCCAACACAACCTTTATGTTGGAGAAACTACTGCTGAAAGAATAAAAATTCAAATCGGTGCCGCAACAGAAGATTTAGAAACTCCTCCTGAAGACATGTCAGTTCAAGGTAGAGATTTATTGACTGGTAAACCAAAACAAGTAGAAGTTTCGTATCGTGAAATTGCAAAAGCATTAGACAAATCAATTCAACGAATTGAAGATGCTGTAATGGAAACTTTATCTCAAACACCTCCAGAATTAGCAGCGGATATCTACAATACAGGGATTTATCTTGCTGGAGGAGGATCGATGTTGAGAGGTCTTGACAAAAGAATTTCGCAAAAAACAGATTTACCTGTTTACATTGCCGAAGATCCATTGAGAGCTGTAGTTAGAGGAACTGGTATGGCGCTTAAAAACATCACAAAATTCAAAAGTATTCTTATAAAATAA